From Bosea sp. NBC_00550, the proteins below share one genomic window:
- a CDS encoding GntR family transcriptional regulator yields the protein MTAPKPPIPKPPFQELLELRSDTAKPLYQQLEDQLARLIGDGVLPPGMTLPAERELAERLSISRTTVQRSYNTLRQRKLLSAQGRLGSIVQGPGPRLHSGMDRLKGFTEEMRELGRVPSSLILERAVVNDRSIASIFGETSHASFLKLVRVRSGDGIPMSREVAWYNLERAPELAKADLTGSVYATLAGFGHPLMRCDQTIEAAAPTEEECTIFGFRQPVPCLLIKRRSYGAESEMLEYVEGLFRGDTYTYRLALKV from the coding sequence ATGACAGCGCCTAAGCCTCCAATTCCCAAGCCGCCGTTCCAGGAGCTTCTGGAACTGCGCAGCGATACCGCCAAGCCGCTTTATCAGCAGCTTGAGGATCAGTTGGCGCGACTGATCGGCGATGGAGTCCTGCCGCCCGGCATGACCCTTCCGGCCGAACGCGAACTCGCCGAGCGGCTCAGCATCAGCCGCACCACCGTACAACGATCCTATAATACGCTGCGACAGCGTAAATTGTTGAGTGCGCAGGGACGCCTGGGCTCGATCGTGCAGGGGCCGGGGCCTCGGCTGCATTCCGGCATGGACCGGCTGAAGGGCTTCACCGAGGAAATGCGCGAGCTCGGCCGGGTGCCGTCCTCACTGATTCTGGAGCGTGCGGTGGTCAACGACCGTTCCATCGCCTCGATCTTCGGGGAGACGTCTCACGCGAGCTTCCTGAAGCTCGTCCGCGTGCGCTCCGGCGACGGCATCCCGATGTCGCGCGAGGTCGCCTGGTACAATCTCGAGCGCGCGCCGGAATTGGCCAAGGCCGACCTGACGGGCTCGGTCTATGCCACGCTCGCCGGTTTCGGCCATCCGCTGATGCGCTGCGACCAGACCATCGAGGCCGCCGCGCCAACCGAAGAAGAATGCACGATCTTCGGTTTCCGGCAGCCGGTGCCCTGCCTGCTGATCAAGCGGCGCAGCTACGGCGCCGAGAGCGAGATGCTCGAATATGTCGAGGGGTTGTTCCGGGGCGATACCTACACTTACCGGCTCGCGCTGAAGGTCTGA
- a CDS encoding helix-turn-helix transcriptional regulator — protein MSFHVSIIGRAPYTPPPPRREMPEDADTASKPVFVIDAGLNMRFGNRGAAALACDGLGDTDRFTACDKDFMARLQVWMKRCRAGAVAGETRLPLALRCGRQVAIDAVHLASIELFVLTVDDPESAMERKVAEVSEACGLTPTEERMLALMVEGLDTIIAAKRLGIAPTTARTHLQRLFAKTGTARQSELVRFVATYVEEAR, from the coding sequence ATGTCATTCCATGTTTCGATCATCGGCAGGGCTCCCTACACGCCGCCGCCACCGCGCCGGGAAATGCCGGAAGACGCGGATACGGCTTCGAAACCCGTCTTTGTCATCGATGCCGGCTTGAACATGCGCTTCGGCAATCGCGGCGCTGCGGCGCTCGCCTGCGACGGCCTTGGCGATACGGATCGCTTCACGGCCTGCGACAAGGATTTCATGGCGCGTCTCCAGGTCTGGATGAAGCGTTGCCGGGCGGGTGCCGTGGCCGGCGAGACGCGCCTGCCGCTCGCCCTGCGCTGCGGGCGCCAGGTCGCGATCGATGCCGTGCATCTGGCCAGCATCGAGCTGTTCGTCCTGACCGTGGACGATCCGGAAAGCGCGATGGAGCGCAAGGTGGCGGAGGTCAGCGAGGCCTGCGGGCTGACGCCGACGGAGGAGCGCATGCTGGCGCTCATGGTCGAAGGGCTCGACACCATCATCGCCGCCAAGCGGCTCGGCATCGCCCCGACAACCGCACGCACCCACCTTCAGCGCCTCTTCGCCAAGACGGGAACGGCCCGCCAGAGCGAGCTCGTCCGCTTCGTCGCGACCTATGTCGAGGAGGCCCGCTGA